The genomic region TGAGGTAATGGGTTTTTTAAACCAGCCTGATGTTTCTGGAGAAATAATTGCACAAGGCAATACTTTAACTTTGTAGCCTGCATTGTCGTACATTTCCTGATATAGCTTCAGCCCGTTACCATAGTAAAGCCAAGCCATATACTCAGGGGCTTCAGGCCCAAATGGAATGGATGAAAATAAACTGGCCGCAGCCATTTTTCCTGCCCAATAGCCAGCGGTTGTATAGCCACTATTCACTTTACCTGTAGAAACTGCATCTAGAATTTCAAAAGGAGCGACCAGTTTATTTGGCTCGTAAAGCTTCATTTTGATAGAGCCTCCCGATATGAGAGGCAACTGTTGAGAAACCCATTTAATAGGGGTACCTAATGCAGGTAAAGAAGAGCTAAAGGCAATGGGGGTTTTTAGTAAAACTTTTTTAGCCGCAAGTGTTTGTGTACTTACTATAATGCTGGCAACTATAGTAGAAGAGATTATTAGTTTTTTAGAAAATTGTTTCATTTAGTAATATCCTGTTACAAACTGGGTTGTCCATACTTACTTAAAATCATTCGCCAAGAGTATATATAATCAAAACGAATGATATAACTATAAGAATTAAAGGAGAAACTATGCAAGGGAATATAATGCAGTACCCGTTACTTACCCACGATATCATTCGTAAGGCTGTAGAGCGGAGCCCTGACCAATTAATTGTATCGAGAATGCCTACTGGTGCTATTCATCAGTATACTTATGCTGATGCATATCAGCGTATACAGCAGTTAGCAAATGGATTAATCGGTTTGGGAGTAACTTCTGGCCAGCGAATCGGTACCTTGGCTTGGAGCCATTACCAACATTTGGAATGTTATTATGCAATATCAGGTATTGGAGCTGTGGTGCATCCGATAAATGTCAGGCTGTTTCCTGAACAAATTAAATACATTATCAATCATGCTGAAGACCAGTATTTGTTTATGGATCCTGAATTTATTCCGTTAGTAGAAAAGTTTTATCAAGAACTACCAAATATAAAAGGCTTTATCATAAATTGCACCCGAGCGCAGCTTCCACAAACCAGGCTATCCAATGTGATTGCTTATGAGCAACTTCTAAGTGACCAAAAACCATATTTTGACTGGCAGCGATTTGATAGTCGGAAGGCAGCGTCTCTTTGTTATACGTCAGGTACAACTGGGCACCCCAAAGGTGTATTAGCAGACCATTATGCTTGTGTCTTGCATGCAACCGTTACTGGCAGCTCACAATTTTTAGATTTATCACCTTACACATCGGCACTACCGGCTGTGCCAATGTATCATGTGTGTGCTTGGGGATTACCATTTTCTGCTATTTTATACGGCTGTAAACTGGTGATGCCTGGTTCGCAGTTAGATGGTGCTTCTTTATATCAGTTAATTGAACAGCAACAGGTTGATAAAGCATTTGGAGTGCCTACCATTTGGCAAACGTTTTATCATTATTTACAGGAATCTGGTAATTATGTGCCCAGTTTGAAATTAATTGCCGTGGGTGGAGCCACATCACCATCGGCTTTAGTTGAAGCTTATGCAAACGAGTATGATGTTTATTGGATGGGACTCTGGGGCATGACGGAAACAGGTCCGCTTGCTACTACTGCAATCCCAACCCCCAGGGTAATGGACCTACCTTTAAAGGAGCGTATTGCTATCCAAAGCTCAGCAGGGCAACCTATCTTTGGAATAGAGATTGAAATATTTGATGATTATAACAGGCCCCTCCCGCATGATGGTGATACCTGTGGTCATTTAAAAGTGAAAGGCCCTTGGGTCATAGAACACTACTATAACAGTAATGTGAAAGTGTGTGATGATAATGGTTGGTTTGATACGGGCGATATAGCCACAATAGATGAAAGTGGTTATTTATGTATTATCGACAGAAGTAAAGACCTGGTTAAATCTGGTGGAGAATGGATTTCATCTGCCATATTAGAAAATGCTGCCCTTCATTATCCTGCAATCCAGCAAGCCTGTGTTGTTGCTGCTAAGCATCCTAAATGGGGAGAGCGGCCGATTATGCTAATTGTGCTAAAACCTGACCAACAGTTTGATAAAAACCTGCTGAGAGCAGTGCTTGCAGAGCATGTAGCCTCTTGGTGGCTACCTGATGCTATTATTCAAGTGACTGAGTTGCCTTTGACAGGGACTGGAAAACTCAGAAAGGTTGAGCTGCGAAAACAGTATCAGAACTATTTATTAACTCAATAAATAAACAATTTAATAATCAGATATTAGCCCGAATATTCTGAAAAATAGCTAGCAGAGTATCCGGGCAAGCCATTACAAAAAACACTAATGTATCATTATTTGCATAAAATACATAAAAAGTTGCTACCAAAAATTAGTGCTGCTTAATAAAAGATAGTGGAAAATAAAAGCGATTAATTATATTAGAATGGGTAATGTTTTACTTTTCATATTTATTGGCTAATAAGTCATCAAAGTAATACTGATCATACTTTCCAGCTTGTTTTAACTTTACTATTGCTTTGTCGAAAATTTCAATTATTTTTTTATTATTGTTGTTTTTCTTAGACATTAACAAATAGGCTGGTTTTTTCTTAATTGGTAATGGGTGATTGGTAAATAACTTTTTAAGACTCTCAGGGAAATGCTTGTTTATTTCATAATAACCAACGGTTAAATCATGAGGTATGATATCAACTCTTTGTTTGTAAAGCATTTTTAATAGTTGTAGGTCTGATTTGACTCGATTAACATTAATTAAATCTTCTTTCTCATAACGATTAAATTCATCGCTGTAATGGTAACCAATAGTAGCGGCTATTCTTTTTCCTCTTAAGTCTTCAAAACTACTCCATGCGAAAGGATTATCTTTAAGATGAAAAAATACATAGCTTATATTGCCAATAGGCTCCTTGCTATAAAAAAAAT from Spartinivicinus poritis harbors:
- a CDS encoding long-chain fatty acid--CoA ligase gives rise to the protein MQGNIMQYPLLTHDIIRKAVERSPDQLIVSRMPTGAIHQYTYADAYQRIQQLANGLIGLGVTSGQRIGTLAWSHYQHLECYYAISGIGAVVHPINVRLFPEQIKYIINHAEDQYLFMDPEFIPLVEKFYQELPNIKGFIINCTRAQLPQTRLSNVIAYEQLLSDQKPYFDWQRFDSRKAASLCYTSGTTGHPKGVLADHYACVLHATVTGSSQFLDLSPYTSALPAVPMYHVCAWGLPFSAILYGCKLVMPGSQLDGASLYQLIEQQQVDKAFGVPTIWQTFYHYLQESGNYVPSLKLIAVGGATSPSALVEAYANEYDVYWMGLWGMTETGPLATTAIPTPRVMDLPLKERIAIQSSAGQPIFGIEIEIFDDYNRPLPHDGDTCGHLKVKGPWVIEHYYNSNVKVCDDNGWFDTGDIATIDESGYLCIIDRSKDLVKSGGEWISSAILENAALHYPAIQQACVVAAKHPKWGERPIMLIVLKPDQQFDKNLLRAVLAEHVASWWLPDAIIQVTELPLTGTGKLRKVELRKQYQNYLLTQ
- a CDS encoding substrate-binding periplasmic protein, producing MKKLLSLVLIIYASFTQANSTIILAGGEWPPYVSESLKYLGITPRIITEVFATENITVRYKFSSWARALEMVRKDKADGTFLWSKTSEREKDFFYSKEPIGNISYVFFHLKDNPFAWSSFEDLRGKRIAATIGYHYSDEFNRYEKEDLINVNRVKSDLQLLKMLYKQRVDIIPHDLTVGYYEINKHFPESLKKLFTNHPLPIKKKPAYLLMSKKNNNNKKIIEIFDKAIVKLKQAGKYDQYYFDDLLANKYEK